DNA from Hyphomicrobiales bacterium:
ACGACAAGCACGATGACCACGACAAGCATGATGACCACGACAAGCATGATGATCACGACAAGCACGATGATCACGACAAGCACGATGATCACGACAAGCACGATGATCACGACAAGCACGATGATCATGACAAACATGAAGACCATGCCAAGCATGAAGACCATGCCAAGCATGATGATCACGAAGGGCATGGCGCCCACGCTGTAGACCCGCACATTTTTCTTGATCCGGTCAATGCGCAGAAAATGGTTGTAAAAATCGAGAAAACTCTGATTAAGGCAGACCCTGAGCATGCCAAACAATATGCGGCTAACGCAAAAGAACTAATTTCAAAGCTTGATCACTTAACCCATGAGATTGAAGAAGAAATGGCGCCGCTCAAAGATGCACGTTTCATCGTTTTTCATGACGCCTATCGTTATTTCGAAGCGCGTTTTGGTATCGAAGCAACTGGCTCAATCACACTCAGTCCTGAGACAAGCCCAAGTGTTAGCCGGATCAAAGAAATTCGCACAACTCTTGATGAAACCAAAGTTAGTTGCGTGTTCAGCGAACCACAATTCCCAACTAAACTTGTCGATACAGTGATAGCTGATACGAAGGCCAAGAAAGAGACACTTGACCCACTAGGCGCAGAGCTAGAACCAGGTGCTGGACTTTACAGCAAGCTGGTTACGAACATGGCGACAGCCTTTAAAAATTGCCTAGGTAGCTAAGGTTTAGACCTTAAATCACAAATCCAAGTCGCGCGATTTCAACCAAACTGTAACCGCGCGCAAGGCCTCGCTTCACAACCACATCAAATCGGAAATGCGTCTTCAGGCTTATAGATTTTGAAGCTTTCCAGATATTGTGCATTGGCTTGATCTTGCCATTTCGTTCCCGGTTGAATAGCCGAGATGCACGGATATTTCTTACGGTATTCGGCCGTACGCTCACAATCTTCAATCACAACGGCGACTAACCCCGCGACCTTGCCTTGCTGCTGCTCAACCAATTGCATGGCACCATGCATAGAGCCGCCGGTTTCTACCCATTGATCAACCAGTAGAACTCTTGTGCCAGCGGCGAAAGCAGGTTTGCGCATTTCCATGTCTTGGGTGCGACCTGAATAATTAGTGAAGCTTGCGCTATCTGTATCGACGCATAATTTGCCCGCTTTACGGATCGGCAAGAACCCTTTGCCAATGCGCGTTGCTATGGCTGCACCAAGCAC
Protein-coding regions in this window:
- a CDS encoding phosphoribosyltransferase family protein; translation: MTTRDKGPRDDRWYFPLMAPNTKGEKFAWLDPTSIYINGEAFHDLLDDLCADIEPDSCDVVAGLDAMGFVLGAAIATRIGKGFLPIRKAGKLCVDTDSASFTNYSGRTQDMEMRKPAFAAGTRVLLVDQWVETGGSMHGAMQLVEQQQGKVAGLVAVVIEDCERTAEYRKKYPCISAIQPGTKWQDQANAQYLESFKIYKPEDAFPI
- a CDS encoding zinc ABC transporter substrate-binding protein; this encodes MPVFRLLKPTFISALVFTLPTMAVAQPKVVASIKPVHSLVASVMKGVAEPSLIVKGASSPHDFSLRPSQAKDLAAANVVFWIGPGLETFLPKSLETIASKAKSVALIETKGLVKFEFREGATFEGHGDHGGHGGHDDHDKHEEHAKHEDHDKHDDHDKHDDHDKHDDHDKHDDHDKHDDHDKHDDHDKHDDHDKHDDHDKHDDHDKHDDHDKHDDHDKHEDHAKHEDHAKHDDHEGHGAHAVDPHIFLDPVNAQKMVVKIEKTLIKADPEHAKQYAANAKELISKLDHLTHEIEEEMAPLKDARFIVFHDAYRYFEARFGIEATGSITLSPETSPSVSRIKEIRTTLDETKVSCVFSEPQFPTKLVDTVIADTKAKKETLDPLGAELEPGAGLYSKLVTNMATAFKNCLGS